A single genomic interval of Solimonas sp. K1W22B-7 harbors:
- a CDS encoding RluA family pseudouridine synthase, which translates to MRKVTVTAGEDGQRIDNFLLKQLPGVPKSHVYRLLRSGQVRVNGGRAKAERKLVKGEEVRIPPVRMAEKGETVRPPDAVLNKLREAVIHEDEHYLAINKPAGLSAHGGTGVLYGVIETVRAWGKYEFIELAHRLDRDTSGVLLLAKTRPALLRAQRAFKNSTADKRYFALLDGKWRGEDRDVDAALVRNNLRVEIDEEEGKPSMSRFSPKARYRDATLMEVQIFSGRTHQIRVHSLALGHPVCGDTKYGEREVNKQYKDRGLKRMFLHSHFLKLVADEEFPKLILNAPMTDELRDFLTKLGPGR; encoded by the coding sequence CGTTACCGCTGGTGAAGATGGCCAGCGGATCGATAATTTTCTTTTAAAACAACTGCCTGGCGTGCCGAAGTCGCATGTCTACCGACTCCTGCGTTCCGGCCAGGTGCGGGTGAACGGCGGGCGCGCCAAAGCCGAGCGCAAACTGGTCAAGGGCGAGGAGGTGCGCATCCCGCCGGTGCGCATGGCCGAGAAGGGTGAAACGGTTCGTCCGCCGGATGCAGTGCTGAACAAGCTGCGTGAGGCGGTGATACACGAAGATGAGCACTACTTGGCGATAAACAAGCCCGCGGGCCTGTCTGCGCACGGCGGAACCGGCGTACTTTACGGGGTGATCGAGACCGTTCGCGCCTGGGGCAAGTACGAATTCATCGAACTGGCACATCGGCTGGACCGCGACACCAGCGGTGTCCTGCTGCTGGCCAAGACCCGCCCGGCATTGCTGCGCGCCCAGCGGGCCTTCAAGAACAGCACCGCCGACAAGCGCTACTTCGCCCTGCTGGACGGCAAGTGGCGTGGCGAGGACCGTGATGTCGACGCCGCCCTGGTGCGCAACAACCTGCGCGTGGAGATCGACGAGGAAGAGGGCAAGCCCTCCATGTCGCGCTTCTCGCCCAAGGCGCGCTACCGCGACGCCACCCTGATGGAAGTGCAGATCTTTTCCGGCCGCACCCACCAGATCCGCGTGCATTCGCTGGCGCTGGGCCACCCGGTCTGCGGTGACACCAAGTACGGCGAGCGCGAGGTCAACAAGCAGTACAAGGACAGGGGCCTCAAGCGCATGTTCCTGCACTCGCATTTCCTCAAGCTGGTGGCGGACGAAGAGTTCCCCAAGCTGATCCTGAATGCGCCGATGACCGATGAGCTCAGGGATTTCCTGACGAAACTCGGGCCTGGGCGGTGA